The segment CGCGTGGTTTTCCACCAGCAGCGGGATCGACAGGATGCAATACGGCCCGGTGTCGGCCGCCGCGGCATCGCGCAGCCAGGCGCGGATGCGCGGGTGGAGGATGCCTTCCAGGCGCGTGCGTGCCCCCGGGTCGGCGAACACCCGCTGGCGCATGGCGGCGCGATCCAGGCGGCCCTTGGCATCCAGCGCGTCCGCACCAAACGCGCGCGCCACTTCCGTCAGCGCATCGGAACCCGGCTCAACCACCGCGCGGGCCGCGACGTCGGCGTCGTAAGCCCGCACGCCCAGCCCCTCGAACTGCCGCTCCACCGCGCTCTTGCCCGCGGCGACG is part of the Luteibacter pinisoli genome and harbors:
- the coaE gene encoding dephospho-CoA kinase (Dephospho-CoA kinase (CoaE) performs the final step in coenzyme A biosynthesis.), with translation MSRFVVALTGGVAAGKSAVERQFEGLGVRAYDADVAARAVVEPGSDALTEVARAFGADALDAKGRLDRAAMRQRVFADPGARTRLEGILHPRIRAWLRDAAAADTGPYCILSIPLLVENHAHYRWVDRVLVVDAPEELRIARLTQRDGIDEALARTMIAAQASREARLAIADDVIENAGDEAALAVQVQRMHHRYLALSR